One segment of Mycolicibacterium sp. YH-1 DNA contains the following:
- a CDS encoding AMP-binding protein: MLDSSIPAILRERASLQPNDIAFTFIDYEQEWEGVEEQLTWAQLQQRVVALAAEIREHAQIGDRVVILAPQNMSYILGFLASFEANVIAVPLSTPTLGAHDERAAAVVRDARPTVILTTADTAAAVAPYATAQDGQSAPTVLEIDRLDLTVRKRSTSRRETPPATAYLQYTSGSTRTPAGVMVSQRNLFANFEQEVSALLSEHGKVGPPGTTTVSWLPFYHDMGLMLGICAPILGGWHSVVMSPIAFLQRPARWMQQLAKRPHTLTAAPNFALDLASARTTDDDMAGLDLGGILAIMSGAERVQPVTVKRFMQRFAKFNFAGKVIRPSFGLAEATLYVATHEAGEPPTVATFDTEKLTAGMAKRSTTGTSLISYGAPQSPQVLIVDPDTRLETPASTIGEIWVLGDNVCAGYWNKPDETAHTFGGVLADAADDTVKWLRTGDLGFIDDGELFIIGRIKDLLIVRGRNHYPDDIEATVGAVSGGRVAAISVEDDTTEQLVAIVEMKPRATPEETQERLTTVRSEITSAISQAHGITAADLVLVARGSIPITTSGKIRRQACVEQYRQGGFVRMDA; this comes from the coding sequence ATGCTCGACTCGTCGATTCCCGCGATTCTTCGCGAGCGAGCCAGCCTGCAGCCGAACGACATCGCATTCACGTTCATCGACTATGAGCAGGAATGGGAAGGTGTCGAGGAGCAGCTGACCTGGGCCCAGCTCCAGCAGCGGGTGGTTGCCCTGGCAGCCGAGATCCGCGAGCACGCGCAGATCGGCGACCGCGTCGTCATCCTCGCGCCGCAGAACATGTCCTACATCCTTGGCTTCCTCGCCTCGTTCGAGGCCAATGTCATCGCGGTGCCACTGTCGACCCCGACCCTGGGCGCGCATGATGAGCGGGCCGCAGCCGTGGTGCGCGACGCCCGCCCCACCGTGATCCTCACGACGGCGGATACCGCCGCCGCGGTCGCCCCGTACGCGACGGCTCAGGACGGCCAGTCCGCCCCGACAGTGCTCGAGATCGACCGTCTGGATCTCACCGTGCGCAAGCGATCGACGTCACGGCGCGAAACCCCACCTGCCACTGCCTATCTGCAGTACACCTCGGGATCAACCCGCACACCCGCCGGTGTGATGGTGTCGCAGCGCAACCTGTTCGCGAACTTCGAACAAGAGGTCTCGGCGCTGCTGAGCGAACACGGCAAGGTGGGTCCGCCCGGAACCACCACGGTGTCGTGGCTGCCCTTCTATCACGACATGGGACTGATGCTCGGCATCTGCGCACCCATCCTGGGTGGGTGGCATTCGGTGGTGATGAGCCCCATCGCCTTCCTGCAGCGGCCGGCCCGATGGATGCAGCAGCTGGCCAAGCGTCCACACACCCTGACCGCCGCGCCGAACTTCGCGCTCGACCTCGCCTCGGCCCGCACCACCGACGACGACATGGCCGGCCTCGACCTCGGTGGGATCTTGGCGATCATGTCGGGAGCGGAGCGTGTCCAGCCCGTCACGGTGAAGCGGTTCATGCAGCGGTTCGCGAAGTTCAACTTCGCAGGCAAGGTCATCCGCCCCTCCTTCGGCCTCGCCGAGGCGACGCTGTACGTCGCGACGCACGAAGCGGGCGAGCCGCCCACGGTGGCGACCTTCGACACCGAGAAGCTCACGGCCGGAATGGCCAAGCGCAGCACCACGGGAACCTCGCTGATCAGCTATGGCGCACCGCAGTCACCGCAGGTGCTGATCGTCGACCCGGACACCCGACTCGAGACGCCCGCGTCGACTATCGGCGAGATCTGGGTGCTCGGCGACAACGTGTGCGCCGGGTACTGGAACAAGCCCGATGAGACCGCCCACACGTTTGGCGGCGTGCTCGCGGATGCCGCTGACGACACGGTGAAGTGGTTGCGCACAGGCGATTTGGGGTTCATTGACGACGGTGAGCTGTTCATCATCGGTCGAATCAAGGATCTGCTGATCGTGCGTGGCCGCAACCACTACCCCGACGACATCGAGGCGACCGTGGGCGCCGTCTCCGGTGGCCGGGTGGCCGCCATCTCGGTTGAGGACGACACCACCGAACAACTGGTGGCGATCGTCGAGATGAAACCCCGCGCGACTCCGGAGGAGACGCAGGAGCGGTTGACCACCGTGCGGAGTGAGATCACGTCCGCGATCTCACAGGCCCACGGGATCACCGCGGCCGACCTCGTGCTGGTCGCGCGTGGATCGATTCCGATCACCACGAGCGGCAAGATCCGCAGGCAGGCATGCGTGGAGCAGTACCGGCAGGGCGGGTTCGTCCGGATGGACGCGTGA
- a CDS encoding ATP-binding cassette domain-containing protein, with translation MIELINVAKTFGQSVPALRDVSFSVPTGSVCALLGHNGAGKTTTVNILSTLMRPTSGQAIVAGYDVARQPTQVRRNIGVTGQDAALDLRMTGRENLVFFGRLRGLRRSAARSRAEELIQQFDMAHAADRQVSGYSGGMRRRIDIAVSLVVPPKVLFLDEPTTGLDPRSRRDVWNLVSSMAAQDITVLLTTQYLEEADILSDSIVILNHGQIVASGTADELKRQTGSSYCQMTALNSEDLPRIAAALADFQEVEVDADTSSVSVPAPQGVATLSEVFRRMDELGVELLDISLRRPSLDEVFLHLTTPVTSQ, from the coding sequence GTGATCGAGCTCATCAACGTCGCCAAGACATTCGGCCAGAGTGTTCCCGCGCTGCGCGACGTGAGCTTCTCGGTTCCTACCGGCTCGGTGTGTGCGTTGCTGGGACACAACGGGGCCGGCAAAACCACGACCGTGAACATCCTGTCGACGTTGATGCGGCCGACCTCCGGTCAGGCCATCGTGGCTGGCTACGACGTCGCTCGCCAGCCCACCCAGGTACGCCGCAATATCGGCGTGACCGGGCAGGACGCGGCACTCGATCTTCGGATGACCGGCCGGGAGAATCTGGTGTTCTTCGGCCGACTGCGCGGCCTGCGCCGCAGCGCGGCACGCAGCCGCGCCGAGGAGCTGATCCAGCAATTCGACATGGCCCATGCTGCCGACCGGCAAGTCAGCGGGTACTCGGGTGGTATGCGGCGGCGCATCGACATTGCGGTGTCCCTCGTGGTGCCGCCAAAGGTGCTGTTCCTCGATGAGCCCACCACCGGACTTGATCCCCGCAGCCGGCGCGACGTCTGGAATCTGGTGTCCTCCATGGCGGCTCAGGACATCACCGTCCTGTTGACGACCCAGTATCTGGAGGAGGCCGATATCCTCAGCGACTCCATCGTCATCCTCAACCACGGCCAGATCGTGGCGAGCGGTACCGCCGACGAACTAAAGCGCCAGACCGGTAGCAGCTACTGCCAGATGACCGCGCTGAATTCCGAGGATCTCCCGCGAATCGCGGCCGCACTGGCCGACTTCCAAGAGGTCGAGGTGGACGCCGACACCAGCTCCGTCTCGGTACCCGCCCCGCAGGGTGTCGCGACGCTTTCCGAGGTGTTCCGGCGGATGGACGAACTCGGCGTCGAACTCCTCGACATATCGCTGCGCCGCCCATCGCTCGATGAGGTGTTTCTGCATCTCACCACCCCGGTCACCTCGCAGTGA
- a CDS encoding ABC transporter permease yields the protein MTAFALLTARTVQRGRLDLIFAVVVPIIGLVGLTFLLRDVIATGEMSYAQYVLPAMVVQAMLFGALTTTDRAAWDKISGLSYRMRTLPISPYTPLMARMAYCLIRGVLAVAASVLGAYLFGFRVTSGFGYAAAFVLMALTLTLALSLGADATGNKAGRTEVASQLLLVPQLLLVVLSTGLAPVDAFPEWLHGFVRHQPISQITETLRGFTIGHVETGNVLTSLAWCFGLLLLFGTIAVRLQGRPS from the coding sequence GTGACGGCATTTGCGCTCCTGACTGCCCGCACTGTGCAGCGCGGTCGGCTGGATCTCATCTTCGCCGTGGTGGTACCGATTATCGGGCTGGTCGGTCTGACGTTCCTGCTACGTGACGTCATCGCCACTGGCGAGATGAGCTACGCACAGTACGTTCTGCCCGCCATGGTCGTTCAGGCGATGTTGTTCGGTGCACTCACCACCACCGATCGGGCGGCCTGGGACAAGATCAGCGGACTCAGCTATCGGATGCGCACGTTGCCCATCTCGCCCTACACACCGCTGATGGCCCGCATGGCCTACTGCCTGATCCGCGGCGTGTTGGCGGTGGCCGCGTCGGTCCTGGGCGCGTATCTGTTCGGGTTTCGGGTGACCAGCGGATTCGGTTATGCCGCAGCCTTTGTCCTAATGGCGCTGACGCTGACCCTGGCACTGTCACTGGGCGCGGACGCGACTGGTAACAAGGCCGGACGGACCGAGGTGGCCAGCCAGTTGTTATTGGTACCGCAGTTGCTCCTCGTCGTGTTGTCGACCGGGCTGGCACCTGTCGATGCATTTCCGGAGTGGCTGCATGGTTTCGTGCGCCACCAGCCGATCTCGCAGATCACCGAGACACTGCGCGGATTCACCATCGGCCACGTTGAGACGGGCAATGTCCTCACCAGCCTCGCGTGGTGTTTTGGACTGCTGCTGCTGTTCGGCACAATCGCCGTTCGACTTCAGGGACGGCCATCGTGA
- a CDS encoding ABC transporter permease, translating to MKSTSQQQHSLIAESWIFAGRLFIQWRRYPMVPLQALMFPAGLLIIYGLLVGKSMVRVTGNSGLDQLIPVCLLAGAMAGAIGAGLSVPYDRDSGLLTRLWIMPVHRTSPLAGALLAEAVRTFAASALVVAMGYAMGFQFAGGWIEMLVYLLIPVVVVVVFATIVITLALRPQGRIILMWTNTAVTGLAFATLIPSEKVPALLRPLADYQPVAPAAAAMRALSSGGEVWLPILLTVLWAVVIGALFVPVTLRGYRAAVEGGKVDG from the coding sequence GTGAAGTCAACGTCACAACAGCAACATTCGCTCATCGCAGAGAGCTGGATCTTCGCAGGCCGGCTCTTCATTCAGTGGCGTCGGTACCCGATGGTTCCACTGCAGGCACTGATGTTTCCCGCCGGGCTGCTCATCATCTACGGCCTGCTGGTCGGCAAGTCGATGGTCCGCGTCACCGGTAACAGCGGGTTGGATCAGTTGATCCCGGTTTGCCTCCTGGCGGGCGCCATGGCCGGCGCCATCGGCGCGGGCCTCTCGGTGCCGTACGACCGGGACAGCGGTCTGCTCACCCGGCTGTGGATCATGCCGGTTCACCGGACGTCTCCGCTGGCCGGCGCACTACTGGCCGAGGCGGTGCGCACCTTCGCCGCATCGGCGCTCGTCGTGGCGATGGGCTACGCGATGGGTTTCCAGTTCGCGGGCGGCTGGATCGAGATGCTGGTCTATCTGCTGATCCCGGTCGTCGTCGTCGTCGTTTTCGCGACCATCGTGATAACCCTTGCGCTGCGCCCGCAGGGCCGGATCATCCTGATGTGGACCAACACAGCTGTTACGGGCCTGGCCTTTGCGACGCTCATCCCGTCTGAAAAGGTTCCGGCGCTGCTGCGCCCCCTCGCCGACTACCAGCCGGTCGCACCGGCGGCGGCGGCCATGCGCGCGCTGTCCTCCGGCGGCGAGGTGTGGCTGCCAATCCTGCTGACGGTGCTGTGGGCTGTTGTGATCGGCGCCCTGTTCGTGCCGGTCACCCTGCGCGGGTACCGGGCTGCGGTCGAAGGTGGCAAGGTCGACGGCTAG
- a CDS encoding glycosyltransferase family 2 protein, with product MAGQAIEVIIPVRDMADHLPKLLQPLLDQLADGDRVTVVNDASTDETEAVARSLGANVVTVTNSRGPYYARQLAASRSAADTLLFIDGRCRPLPGLIDAHRELQRQPGVALSCTNVRTVSGPTLAARMASKMQPFMLPRGGGAMKATIGMVPPKPDYYPTANLGIDRTAFAKVGGFRAMRGGGDLDICWRIQEQSLGTIATDTRVLMEWEPRASMRDMGSQWKRYGHSNAYLRWAHQNESENDGEHSAPRHSPVEAWATLRAELRRPAAELAANAVVGLAFQYGFVSAWLKRSEFTMPAKFEVVPDTDSV from the coding sequence ATGGCGGGGCAGGCGATTGAGGTAATCATTCCGGTCCGGGACATGGCCGACCACTTGCCGAAGCTGCTCCAGCCGTTACTCGACCAACTCGCCGATGGCGATCGGGTCACTGTCGTCAACGACGCCTCCACCGACGAGACCGAAGCGGTGGCGCGTTCATTGGGCGCCAATGTCGTCACCGTGACCAACAGCCGAGGTCCGTACTACGCACGGCAACTCGCCGCCAGCAGATCCGCTGCCGACACTCTGTTGTTCATTGACGGCCGTTGCCGCCCACTGCCGGGTCTGATCGACGCGCATCGCGAACTCCAGCGACAACCGGGAGTCGCGTTGTCCTGCACCAATGTCCGCACGGTGTCCGGGCCGACCCTTGCCGCGCGCATGGCGTCCAAGATGCAGCCATTCATGCTGCCCCGCGGGGGAGGGGCGATGAAGGCCACGATCGGGATGGTGCCGCCCAAACCGGACTATTACCCCACCGCCAATCTCGGTATCGACAGGACCGCGTTCGCGAAGGTGGGCGGATTCAGGGCGATGCGCGGCGGTGGCGACCTCGATATCTGCTGGCGGATCCAGGAACAGTCGCTCGGCACGATAGCGACCGATACGCGGGTGCTGATGGAGTGGGAGCCCCGAGCTTCGATGCGGGACATGGGCAGCCAGTGGAAGCGCTACGGACACAGCAATGCATATCTGCGCTGGGCGCACCAGAACGAGAGCGAGAATGACGGCGAGCACTCGGCGCCACGACACTCGCCGGTCGAGGCCTGGGCAACGCTGCGCGCCGAATTGCGGCGGCCGGCCGCCGAACTGGCCGCCAACGCAGTGGTTGGCCTGGCGTTCCAATACGGCTTCGTTTCGGCGTGGTTGAAGCGCTCGGAGTTCACGATGCCGGCCAAGTTCGAGGTGGTCCCCGATACGGACTCCGTGTAG